The genomic interval GCCCGAGAACGCCGAGGGAGGCTTCCTCGCCTCCGACGCCCTGGCCAAGAATCTGCAGCGCGTGCTCGTGGAGCTCACGGCCCTCCACCTCGTGGGCAAGCAGGCCCACTGGAACATCGTGGGGCCGAACTTCCGCGATCTGCACCTGAACCTCGACGAGGTCGTGGACATCGCGCGGGAGGCCGCCGACGACATCGCCGAGCGGATGCGCGCACTCCACGCCACGCCCGACGGCCGCCCCGCAGTCGTCGCCGAGCAGAACTCCCTGCCCGAGTTCCCTCAGGGCGAGGTGCTCACCCACGACGCGATCGACCTCGTGACCTCGGCGATCGAGGCGACCGTCGGCAGCATGCGCTACGTCCACGACGAGGTCGACGAGGCCGATCCGACCTCTGCCGACATCCTCCACGGCATCATCGAGAAGCTCGAGCAGCAGGCCTGGTTCATCAGCGCCGAGACGCGCACCCCGGCGAACTGAGCGCGACCCGCACGGCCGGGACTTGGCCGCCCGTGGGGGTTGCTGAGCCCAGGTGCTGCGGAGCTGAGGCATTGCGGAACCGAGAAGAAGAGGGCAGGCCGGATGGGGCGGACGAGACGGGGCGCCGCGACGGCGGCTCTGGTGCTGCTGATGGCCGCGGCCTGCGCAGGAGAGGACGCGGAGGCCGACGGCAGGTCGACGTCGCCGGTCTCGCGGGGATCGGCCGATGATCCTGCCGCGGCGCCCTCCGATCACCCCTCCTCGGAGGGGGATCACACCCCGGAGCTGCCTCCCACCAGCGGCGCCTTCGACTATCAGCTCGGGGGTGCCTACACGCCGTCGGGCCCGATCGATGTGGTCGTGCGCGATGCGACCGCCGAGCCCCTGGAGGGCGCCTACAACGTCTGCTACGTCAACGGCTTCCAGACCCAGCCCGACGACGCCGCGATGTGGGAGGAGCACGCCGATCTGCTGCTGCACGACGCGCGCGGCGACCTGGTCACCGACCCCGACTGGGTCGACGAGTACATCCTCGATCCGTCCGGCTCGACGCAGCGCGACGACATCCTGGAGATCCTCGCCCCGGTGATCACGGGCTGCGCCGCGGCCGGCTACGACGCCGTCGAGATCGACAACCTCGACACCTTCGACAGGTTCGACCGGATCGACGAGAACGGCGCGATGGCCCTCGCCTCCGCCTACGTGGACCTCGCGCACGAATCCGGGCTCGCGATCGCCCAGAAGAACGCCGCCGAGATCACGGCGACGGCGCACGAGGAGCTCGGCTTCGACTTCGCCGTCGCCGAGGAATGCGGCGCCTATGACGAATGCGCCGCGTACACGGGCGTCTACGGCGCCCACGTCCTGCAGATCGAGTACCCCGACAGCCTCGAGGACGCCGGAATGACCTTCGCCGGCGTCTGCGCGCTCCCGGACCGCGCACCGCTGACGATCCTGAGGGACCGCGACCTCGTCGCCCAGGACGCCGACGGCTATCGCTACGAATCCTGCTGAACCCGGCTCTGCTCCCTGCGCGCGTCAGACCGTGGACTGAGGGGGAGATCGGCGCACGGTGGCAGTGCACAGGGACTCCAGCATGACGCGAACGCGCTGGTGGGAACGAGAGTCTCGGGGGCATGCACACCACCACCTCCCCTCATCCCCGGTCAGCGCCGGTCGCCACCGTGGCCGGCCCCTCTCCCTCCGCCGGCCCCGCCCGCCTCGAGGCGCTCGACCTTGCGCGACTCGTCGCGATCGTCGGCATGATGGCCGCCCACCTGCTGGTGCCGTTGGGTGCCGCACCCGCAGGATCGCCCTGGCAGAACGCTGCGGCCCGGATCGCGAGCGTCCTCACCGAGGGCACGTCCGCGGCGCTTTTCGCCGTGATCGGCGGCTGCAGCCTCGTGCTCGCCTCCCGGAAGCGGCTCGCAGCCGGAGACCGCGCCGGGGCCGTGCGCAGCGGCATCGTCCGCGGGGCGCTCGTCCTCGCGATCGGCCTGCTGCTCGGCTTCGTGCCCACCTGGGTGGTGGTCGTCCTCGTGCCCTTCGGTCTGGGGATGATGATCACCGCGCCCCTGCTGCTGTGCTCGAGCCGCGTGCTGGCGGCCATCGCGCTCGTCCTCACCGCCGTCGGCGGCTGGCTGAACGCGAGCGTCCGCTCGGACCTCCGCATCGTCCAGGAGATCGGCAACGTGACCCCGATGAACGTGCTCGAGCCCCTGACGCTGCTGCGCGGGCTCGCGCTCACCGGCATGTATCCGCTGATCACGTGGCTGCCGTACCTGCTGCTCGGCGTCATCCTCATGCGCTCCCTGCTCGGGTCGATCGAGGCGGGACGCGTGCGCCGCTGGTCCCTCACGGTGCTCGGCACCGGCGTCGGCGCGGCGGTGATCGCCTACGGCACCTCGGCCGCGGTGAAGGCATGGGCGCTCGCGCAGGGCGAGGACAAGATGCTCCTGGACCTCCACGGCTTCGGCGCACCGCTCCGCAGTGATCTCTGGATGCAGGCCCTGGCGACCCCGCACACGGGCTCGATCGCCGACATCATCGCGACGGCCGGCGTCTCTGTCGCCGTGATCGCCCTGCTCATGCTCGTGATCCCGCCGGCCCGACACCTCGCCGGCGCGCTTCCGCGGGCGCTCCGCGCGGCCGGCGCCGCGCCCCTCACGATCTACACGATCCACGTGGTGCTCACCGGCGCCTCGATGATCGCCGCGCTCGTCGTCGCGGGCCCCGATGCTTTCGAGAGCGCTCCGTGGTTCATCGCGGGGGTCTGGATCCTGCTCGCGCACCTCGCCGTCGTCGTGCTGATCGGCCTCGTGCTCTCGGCGCGCGGCTCGCGCGGGCCGCTCGAGGCGCTGGTCAGCAGGGTCGCAGGGCGGGCCGGGGGACGGGTGCGCGGCAGGGACGAGGCCCGGGCCGACAGGTGAGTCGGCCGCACGCGGCGCGGATCCGCCCGACGCCCCTCACGCCCCCGCGGCCATGCCCGCGAGCGCGAGCGGCAGCAGCGAGCTGACCAGGTTGTTGGTGCCGTGCAGGACCACGCCCGGCCAGATCGAGCCGGTGCGGCGGAACAGCAGGGCGGCGAACAGTCCGACCATGAAGGCCGAGGGCAGCACCGTGTTGATGCCGTGGAACAGGGCGAAGACGATCGCGCTCGCGAGCACGCCGATCCATGGTCCGTACCGGCTGAGCAGGGCGTTCGCGACCACGCCGCGGAACAGCGACTCCTCGCCGATCGGGGTGATGATCGATCCGCCGACGAGCGTGAGGACCAGGGACAGCGCCCCGCCCGTCGAGGCCGCCTGGTAGCTGGACTGGGGGGACTGCATGTCGCCGGAGAGCATCACGTAGGCGACGGTGAGCGCGCTGCCGATGATCGCCGCGAGCACGCCGAGCCCCGCCCCGGCGAGCAGCTGTCGGCCGCTCGCGCGTCGGAACCCGAAGGCTGCGGCCGAGCGGATGCGCAGCGCCCAGGCGGCGCCGAAGGCGATCAGCCCCATCGCGCCGGAGACGAACAGGCCGATGATCCCGCCCAGCGCGCCGCCGCCGGCGAGCGGCAGCAGCAGGAAGACGAGTCCGAAGCAGATCATGTAGGCGGCGAGGCCCACGAGGATCTCCGGCCAGCCAGGGGCCGATGGGCGCGTGGTCGGAGAGGCGGGCGGGAGAGCGGTCGAGGTGGGAGCGGTGCGTCGGTCGGTCATCGTGGTCCTCCTTCGGCGGCCCTGGTGAGCGGACCGGTCGGTGACTGGACGACCAGACAAGACTGTGTGGTCACCACAGGGTCAAGGGGTCTGGTGCTCCGCGAGCCGCTCGACGCGCGCGATGACGTCGAGCTGGGCGTCGTTGTAGATCTCGTGCAGCGCATCGCGCAGCGCGTTCCGCGTCTCCGACCTGCTCTTCTGGTACTGCGGGGCAGGATCGCGCAGCCATGGGTGCGCCTCGACCTGGGCCTGCAGCCGGGGGAGCAGATCCTCCGCGAGCCGCTGCCGTGAG from Brachybacterium kimchii carries:
- a CDS encoding heparan-alpha-glucosaminide N-acetyltransferase domain-containing protein; this encodes MHTTTSPHPRSAPVATVAGPSPSAGPARLEALDLARLVAIVGMMAAHLLVPLGAAPAGSPWQNAAARIASVLTEGTSAALFAVIGGCSLVLASRKRLAAGDRAGAVRSGIVRGALVLAIGLLLGFVPTWVVVVLVPFGLGMMITAPLLLCSSRVLAAIALVLTAVGGWLNASVRSDLRIVQEIGNVTPMNVLEPLTLLRGLALTGMYPLITWLPYLLLGVILMRSLLGSIEAGRVRRWSLTVLGTGVGAAVIAYGTSAAVKAWALAQGEDKMLLDLHGFGAPLRSDLWMQALATPHTGSIADIIATAGVSVAVIALLMLVIPPARHLAGALPRALRAAGAAPLTIYTIHVVLTGASMIAALVVAGPDAFESAPWFIAGVWILLAHLAVVVLIGLVLSARGSRGPLEALVSRVAGRAGGRVRGRDEARADR
- a CDS encoding endo alpha-1,4 polygalactosaminidase, with amino-acid sequence MGRTRRGAATAALVLLMAAACAGEDAEADGRSTSPVSRGSADDPAAAPSDHPSSEGDHTPELPPTSGAFDYQLGGAYTPSGPIDVVVRDATAEPLEGAYNVCYVNGFQTQPDDAAMWEEHADLLLHDARGDLVTDPDWVDEYILDPSGSTQRDDILEILAPVITGCAAAGYDAVEIDNLDTFDRFDRIDENGAMALASAYVDLAHESGLAIAQKNAAEITATAHEELGFDFAVAEECGAYDECAAYTGVYGAHVLQIEYPDSLEDAGMTFAGVCALPDRAPLTILRDRDLVAQDADGYRYESC
- a CDS encoding CPBP family intramembrane glutamic endopeptidase, with product MTDRRTAPTSTALPPASPTTRPSAPGWPEILVGLAAYMICFGLVFLLLPLAGGGALGGIIGLFVSGAMGLIAFGAAWALRIRSAAAFGFRRASGRQLLAGAGLGVLAAIIGSALTVAYVMLSGDMQSPQSSYQAASTGGALSLVLTLVGGSIITPIGEESLFRGVVANALLSRYGPWIGVLASAIVFALFHGINTVLPSAFMVGLFAALLFRRTGSIWPGVVLHGTNNLVSSLLPLALAGMAAGA
- a CDS encoding Dps family protein, translated to MNETVDVPTPAGAERTRPENAEGGFLASDALAKNLQRVLVELTALHLVGKQAHWNIVGPNFRDLHLNLDEVVDIAREAADDIAERMRALHATPDGRPAVVAEQNSLPEFPQGEVLTHDAIDLVTSAIEATVGSMRYVHDEVDEADPTSADILHGIIEKLEQQAWFISAETRTPAN